The segment CATCATAATGGTTTCATTGCGTCCGAGTTGTAAGCTGTATATGTCTTGCTGCCGATGTGTTTCAAAATGGTGAACTCTAAACACATAACAAATGAACCTTTTCTGCATAGCAACATATCTTTTCAGGCGGTTCACAACTTTGAACTCGTGGGGCCAAAAGTTATCTTTCCAGTAGGTATTCAACCAGCATTAAGATCTGTAAGAAGCCTTGGCCAACGTGAGCATAGCTCGATCAACCATGAGGTCGACACCACGGAGTATAACTCGTAGCTGGGCATCTACAGCAGCTGGACTCCGGAGTGCTGTATCGCGCCATTGGCCCAATAAATAGTCTTCGTTCCATGCTGGTTTGGGCTTTTTTGCCGTGGCCGCAATGATGCCAAGCTCTCGGCCATGAAATAAGCGAGGCCATCCTGTATGCTGCAGCCATGGGGTTGTTTCATTCTGTTCGACGTCATGGTCATCAGGCTGATGCTCACGGTGGTTTGGAGGCCACATGTTTGAAGATAGTCAGGGTCGCCAGTGAAGTCAATGCATCATGGCAAAAGTGGACGACTGACAAGAATAAGAATCAATTGAGGAGGGCGAAATCTTAGTTGCATATATACCGGCGTTAATAGAGCCCTTTCTATATTTCTACGACGCGGTCAGGAACCACGCGCGGTCAAGATATCGATTTGCACGTAGGCGCCTAGGAGGTAGTATCGCTCTGCGCTATAAAAGTAAAGCTAGCTGCGCAGATTGCGTCGAAGGAACAAACCAGCCAATGAGAAGGTTTATTACGCaattttaattaaaacttTGCTGGGACCTCCAAAGTACTGTCCCTCTTTCAGTAAAAGAGGATTTTATAAGGGTATGAGCCAATGAGAGGTAGTGAATTTCCTCTTTTACTGAAAATGGGACGGGCAATAGGGATGTAGTGTTAATTACCTAAGGGATAGTCATTCACAGTATTCCCTGTTCGTCTTGTCCTATGGGCTCGACGGTGGCTTGCTATTGGCGTATCGGGCACCAGAGTTCTCATTGTAACCTTGGGGCGTTAGAAAACAGAAAAGGTGTTCAACTACCTCTCTTAGTTATCGACTTCGCTGAAATAGCTTGATAGCAACGACCTTAAAGGCACGCATCGCATTGTGGTGCCGTCGGATATGCCGGGCGATATTGGTTTGCGGTACAACGCCACACTGTTTGCAAACAATGATACGCCAAGAAGGATCGTAGTAAAAgagatcttcaagttccATATTAGAAGGCGGTTATATTCTACTAGCCGTTCGATGGGACGAGCTTTTAAAGATCGTTGGAGGAAACCTGGAATTGAAATTACAGCAAAGAGAGTAGATGATGTAAGAAAGCTGAAGTACGCGTTTACGCGTATTTACACGCGTAAGTAATGCGCCCGCAGACTGTCGATCGAAATGAGAAAACATAAGTCACCATAGTATGGTCATATGGGAATAGACGGGAGATAAACAAAGACGTGAGAAATAAACAGGGGTAGGCGACAATTAGGGGTACACGacaattaggaatagaagagtaggggTGAACCGGTGAGGCTGGAGGTATTCGTTACCGTTAGGGGTTGACAGCCCGCGTACAGCACTGAAGTACACCAGCATCGTCGAGCTCGCGAGCCCACCTTCAAAGTCCTCGGTGATAGCAAAGTAACAAAAGCGCAGTAAGATGTCGGCCGCGGGGTCTTGGGAGAGTTGTTCCTGGTTGTCCAAAGACCTAGCAGAAGTCGACTCGGCGTCAGAGAGATCACCTGCTTCTATAGCCACACTACTCTGACTGTCATATTTCGATGTATCGTGTTTATTGCTCTCCTCACATTCACTTTCGTCCTCgccttcatcctcttcatcatcatcatcactctccttttcttcaccctcatcatcgccactCTCATGATCATTCATACTCTGCCCTCCATCCTGGTCTTCGGTACGGTCCATATCAGCAGGCTCCTCAGACTGCCAGATACCATCCACCCAGAGCTCACGTAGAGCTCTAAACTGATGTTTGTTCAAGCCTCGTCCTGTAATTGCCCGCAGAGTGGTCGGCAACAATCTGGACAATCGAAGCCAGAAGCAAATAAAGCGTTTTAGCTCGTTCCGGTAAAGCTTCTCGGAAGACGGCTTTGCCACTAGCTCGAAGGGCGCTTTGTAGGGACGGTCTGGGAACCTGGCACGAAGCCACCTTCTCAGGCATACATCAGTCCTTCGAACGGTCTCGCCGCATTGATCGAGGAGGCGATCAAGCGCTACCATCATCGATGCCAACCTTCGTTCATCTCGCGCTAGGCTATAGgttacttcttcttcctggATACCCAGGGGCATAGGCTGGTTGGTCCTGTAATTAGGTAACTCCGTAAGTGCAACAAGGATATCACGACGTGTATCTTTAAACATCACTTCCCAGCCTGTACGCAGCATCCAATTCGTCTGTAAGGCAATACATGCCGGTGCTGCACTGTCATATGGTCTCATATGGCCTCCCTCTATGTCTCCTAATCTTCCACGCTCATCAGCAAAGAGCTTTTGGGCCATGTGCTTAACGGCGTCTGGACAAGCTTGTAGGAGAGTACTACAAGATAGCGAGCCACGACTAGGGTCATTATCGGTGATAACCCATGACCTTCGGATATCGTTCGCTGGCCAGCTCTGAAATAACAAGCCTTGCTGGATGTGATCATGTAGCCAGTGTCGCGTCTGCTGCCGAGCTGCGAGCTTAATCTCTTTGCTGTGCTTTGTCTTCACATGGGCTAGTAAGACCTTTTCGTTGATAGAGCGAAGACCACAATGTTTATAGGCCGAACCCTTGTAAACCGTAAGGTTTGGTTGAGGCGGCGAGCCGTTTGTTCGCAGTGGAAGTGTCTCTGGGTTTGGAAGATTGAGAGAATAGATTAGTGGCTTCAAACCACAGCGGGCAGACTTAGTTATATGATGCTTGTCGCCTGGGTGACGCGGCGCGCGTGTAGGGTTAATGGCGAAGCCGCATTCGACGCAAATTATTGCTGGCTCTGGCGAATTGTAGTACAAGCCGAGACTCTCGAGCTTTTGGAGCTGACTCGGCCGCAATGCGACAATAACATCAGTGTACGTCGCGAGGCCTGTCATATTGATAAAGTTGAGAAGGCAGCAAGAGGATCGGATACCCTCTATGAAGCCACATTTAGCCAAGAATAAACAGAGAGCTTGATTGCTGCTTCCTTCCTCCTAATCGACGCAACCGAAATTACTACACGCTGTAAAGTTTAAGAGCGCGATCGTCTACATGGTTGGCACGGGCCTTTGTGGAAGAAACGCGGCGCATTTCGCGTTCTCGGTTTACAGGCCCAAatggaaatgcggcgcatttccAGAGGGGAAATTCGGGGTATGAAAATGGAGATTCTGATTGGTGCAGAAgtggaaatgcggcgcatttctGGTCTACATGCTTGATTAGGGAATTGATAGTCCCCTTTTCCCGTTCGGCATTCGTTGCCATTTCGAGCTCATCGCGGGTTAGGCACCGGACACGAGAGTCCTCCAAGATCAGCTATACCCAGTCAAAGTGGACAATGTTGACCGCACTGCCATCCTCGTCCAGGAAAGTGACTCATATTAGGCAGATTTTGGGCACTGGTACGTACAGATCAGCTgtccttttttttttgacTCTGACTCTGACTCTGTAGATTGGAGCCAATCAATGCTCAGAACGGTCATCTGCACAAGCCACTAAGCCGCCACGGAGTTTAAGAAACAGCTAGGTTATTTTTAGGGATCGACATCTGCGGTCTGGGCGCTTTCCAGACAAGGGCATAGCGCCAGTGGCTCCAGGGTCGCGCAGCCGGCTTGAGGTTTGTCGCTTGCCCAGAAATGAAACCAACGGGCTTGCTGGCGGGAGAAGGTACGAATCACGAGACCAGGCCGTGAAATAGCAGGACTCACTCGAAGCGAAGTGGTAGCATTTATCAATAAATGGCATGCCCATGTGCAGTAACATGGTTCCCGGCGCTGCTATCCTCGGGACATGACATCGTTCTAGCTTGGAGGGGATTTCTCTAAGCATGCCCTAGTCGCTGTCCATAAATCCCTTGGTTCCATGGCTATCCCCGACAAGCACTCTCGACCTTCCCTGCGCATCTAAATCCCTAATCTTGTTCGTCGTAACGCCAGTCCTGCTGGGAACTGCTTGAAAGATGTATTCGTTCACCACCTTTACCTTTGCGGTTTCCGCCACCTTCGCTTGGTCTATCGTGTTGCTGCTGCCTAGTGCTTCTAGTCTCCTACTTGCTGCCTCTTGAAGGAGGTCATCCGTCTCTTGCGCCGCGTCTGACAACACCTGTAGGCTTGGcccttctccaacttcttcaattTCGATCTCCACCATCCGTTTGTAGGCTTCCTGTTGCGGGAATATGGCCTCCAAGCCGTCAAGGAGTTCCTGAATATCCTCAATCAACCGCATGAAGGACTTCTGCTTATAGAGTGCCCAGGATATCTTCTTCGATAGACTCGTGGTCTTCTGCCGCTTGTGCGCAAGATCGCGCATCGTGTTTCGCAGTGCCACGACGGTCTGGTTGGTATTCGTGCTAGGATCGAATAGAGCCAACTCCTCTTCTCCCGCACCTAATTTGAAGTTCGACGACTCTGTATATACATTTCCGAATAGGTTGAGGAGCTGCTCCAATGTGTTCTTCGCTGTGCAAACCTGATCGTTGCTGGGGTTGACTTCGGTGAATCTGCTGtcattgttgatcttggcggCATCTCCCCAACGAGAAAGACGCAGTCGAGCAATGTCGGGTTTAACCTGGCAAGTCTGGTAGTCTGTCCCGAAATTCCGTCCCAGTTGGATGTATTCAAAGCAGTCAACCACGTTATTGAAGAGTGCCGCAACGCTCAGCGCACCGGCAACGACGCCGAATATCTCAGCCATCATATACTATGGCAAAGAGGAGTAACTGGTGTTTGCGGTTTTTTTGCAAGTAGAGAGTCAAAGGGATCGTCCACGAGTGGGGAATGAGGCTGAGCGGCAACCCCGGAGGATAAATATGTTTGGTTACCGTCTCCAGTGAGTACCCCGTCTTACCTTCTCCTAGTCTTGCTACGCGAGGGTGGGTGCATCTGACGATACCGCAACATATGTGGCGCGACCTCGCGTTCTAGATTGGCCGTGCAATGTGGGGCCGTTGATAGAATGGAATGGCGAGTGTTCGTTTTTGACTAGAGGTGTGTTATTTCTCCGTGTAAATTCGGACCGCCTAAGTCCCATTAAGCGCCGCAACGGCCAACTTTGAGACACCAGCTCGGTCAGACTGAGAATTGTTCCACCTTGTCGATGATGCTAGAATGGCGGTGTTAAACGATGACGAATATACAATAAACTCCATTGCGAGCCTGTGGGTCAAGGGCCATGGCAGAGTTCAAGTGGGAAACAGTTATTCGATCGACGTCCACAACTACCACGAACCGAATCACAACCGATGTCTTGCTGACCTGCGATTGATCGATCCTCGGCCCCGCCGCGTCCTTCCCTTCCCCCGCAATGAAGACGTTGTGCTCCGCCCCGATCTCTTCGCAAAGCTCGATACGCTCCTGCCGACGACGCCCGAGTACCACAGCGCCGCGCTCTGGGGCCTCGGCGGGTCGGGGTAGGCTACCATCCCCGCACGTCGTTTTGACGCCCGTCACTTTTGACATTTCCCCACTGACAAGAGTAGCAAAACCCAGATCGCGCTTGAATACGCCCACCGTCGATGCGACGACCCCGCCTGTTCCGTCTTCTGGGCCCACGCCGATAACGAGACAACCTTCGCGCAAGACTATAAAATAGTCGCCAGGAAGCTTGGCTTAGATAGTAAGCTCAACGGCGAAGAGCTGCTCGCAGCAGTACGTGATCGCATCGAGGCGGAGCCGCGATGGGTGCTCATCCTCGATAACGCCGACGACCTAGCGCTCTTTGGCGTTGACGAGAGACCTAACACGTCGCGGAAGACGGCAAGCCTATTCCACTATATCCCACGGGGTCCTACGGGGACGGTCCTATGGACTAGTCGCGATGAGCGGATCGCGGGTACGCTTGTTGGCCCGAGGCGAGGGGTTCGGGTTGCCCAGATGACGATTGATGAGGCGACAAGACTCCTCGAGACAGCGAGAAACGAGAAGACCGATATCAAAGAGCTTGACGATGCTTCGGCATTGCTCGCAGAGCTTCATTGGCTCCCCCTAGCAATCTCCCAAGCAGGAGCATACATGCGGAGGACATCAACGCCGATCAAGGAGTACTTGTTAAGACTAGCCGAAGGAAAGGAGCGATGGCGTGTTCTGAAAGAGACCGAATTTGATAGGCACCGAAGAGCCGAAGTTCCTAATAGCATCCTGGAAACGTGGAGTATCTCGATCGAGCAGATTCGGCAGGAGAACGAGATGGCATACAAGGTCCTGAATATCCTTGCGTATCTCGACAACCGGGACATCCCGTTCGAAGTAATCGCGGCAGCTGCTAAGTTTGGGACGAAGAGGCCGAATGGAGGATTGTCCACGGACGAGCAGCAGGTGGACAGGGCCATCGTTCGACTCAAGGAATTCTCGTTCCTCGGCGCACGCAGAACAGAAGCGGATGAGCAGGGCTTTGTGATGCACAAGCTTGTGCAGGAGGCTGCTCGGTACGGTCTCACCACGAAGAGGCTCCTAGAAAGGAAGACGAAGCTAAAGTTAAGACTCTGGGACGTGATGAGGGTGTCTTTAGGAAAGCAGTGTGAGGCCGAGAGGGATGACGTATACTTCTCAAATGCTGCTCTACAAGTCATGACAGACCTCTTCCCCAAAAGCAAGCGAGAGGTGTGGACACAATGCGAGAAGTACTTGAGGCATGCAGCGCAGGTGTGTGATTGGGCGGAGACTTGTGGGAAGGAGGTGGAGGCATCTAGTCTTCTGACTCGACTTTCTGGCTATCTCTTCGATCGTGGAACTTGGAGAGAGAAGGAGGCGGTGGATAGGAGGGCATTGGGAATACGGCGGGAGGCTCTAGGGGAGAAGCATCCACATACGATGTGGAGCATGTCGGAACTCGCAACGACATACCATGCGCAAGGCCGGTATgaggaggccgaggagaTCCAAATCAAGGTGCTGGCGCTAAAGCAGGAAGTTCTAGGGGACAAGCATCCGCATACGATATGGAGCATGTCGGAACTCGCGCTGACATACCGTGAACAGGGCCGGTATgaggaggccgaggagaTCCAAATCAAGGTGCTGGCGCTGCGGCAGGAGGTTCTGGGGCAGAAGCATCCCGACACTCTCCGAGCCATTCATGACCTTGCTCTTACATGGAGAAGCCGAGGCCGAGGCGACGAAGCCATTACGCTGATGAAGGAATGCTCCCAATGGCGACACAAAATCCTAGGGCCACATCACCCCTTCACGAAGAAAACGGATGGAGTTCTTGATCAGTGGAGGACAGAGTGATTTGGGGCGGAAGAGTGTGCATGGGACAGGTGGCCCTAGTAACCAATAACCAAATCAACACGATTAGAGTTGATTTTATTAATCCATTTTAAACCTAGTAGGGTTGATTATTGCCAGGgtgtagagttgattttatACTTTTACATAAATAGAAATGGAGGCGCTGATCAGGACAGGGGCTCACATTGAAACGCGACGCGTCCCGTCGCGTAAATTGCGGGATAAGTATAATATACTGCATGGTGTCATCCGGAGGGCCCTGTTCTTATTTCTTATCTGTTTATTTTGCCCCGAAGGTGGCTTCCATAAAGCCTCTCGAGACTATGCAACGGCAATGCTTCAGTTTCTAAAACCCGTGATGTCGAGATCGAATCTTATTGGTCCAAATGTGATATTAAGCGAATTCTCCTGCTGTCCCTCGGCAAGCATTAAAGTGCACAACAAGTTATTGTACTTCTTCAGATCTTGATAGTATTCTCAGCTCAGCCCTTTGCATGCTTCGCAAAGTCCCAACAACATCTAGTTAATAAAATCCAGGAACGGCTGTTTTCTGCTGAAATgattattattaacctatagaaaagatattaaagcagaaaaatatttataatacttccACGAGGCGTgtatatataacttagaCCGGTcacttattatatatatatcctGAATCCTGAAGCTATCTAGTCTAATAGAATGAGGCAGGTACTTTTCTCGTCACAGAGCAATTTACCATCTACTTAGAACTAATAGCGGTAAGTCGTCTTTTAATCCCACATTTTAACTAATGAGTTGACgtctcttcttgaacttACGTAGTTCCCAGTTAACGTCTTTCAGGAACTCCTCACTATTGTCGGATGTAATGAAACGATCCGCCGCATACTGCTCTAGCCACTCATCCAGCGAACAAGTCTCGTCGTCATCCAGTCCCTTGTGTTTCTGCCCTCGCTCATCCACCAACTCTACTATATTAAGTGTGTGCAGCAAGTCCCCCGGCATCGAAGCGTTTTTTTGTTGGCTTTGGTCGGGATAGTTCGGTCGCGATTTCTTAGTCGGGTCGCCTACCCTCCCATTGCCTGGATCTCCCGAGGTCGGCGTTGCAGGCAAGTCAGTTTTCGCGGTAAGCGGCGTCGCCATGCCTGAAGTCATCCTACTTGCTGTAGGTGAGATTACATCTAGGATTGGTCGTTCAGCAGCCATATTTTCAATGCATGACATTTCGTAGTGATGGCGTAGGGCCTTTCGATCGATGGTATTAGGTACTGAAGCTCTTTGGCCGTTGAATCTCGTCAGAGCATTATATGGGACAAAAACTCGGATGCGGAGTGTGCGAGGATGTATGGAAAAGAGTCGTGCGTCGAAAAAGTCATGAAGGTGCTTCATGAGTAGGATGCCGTTCCTCGGGCTCCATGTGCTTTGCCATGCTTCTTTCAGCCTGCGATTACTCGCTTCAAGAGGTACATCGTCATCTGCGTCCCCGCCAGCAACGGGATATATATGGTAATGGTGCTGAGGGATGATATGGCAAGCCTGAACGCCGGGACCAATGGGGGGACCTGGACACCACGACTCTCCTTCGCCCGAAACAGCACATGATGTTGCTCTATTGAGGCACGAGGACCTAAATTCATTGATGACCTTTCTAGCCTCATCGAGGTCGATTTCCATGCTCGCAGGTGCAACTACATTCTCGAACTCGTCATCGACTTCTTTCGTGGGTGAAGTCGACCCAGATGCTGATCGTTTGCCTGGAGATACGGAGCGAGCTTTGAGCTTTTTTCGCAGAGGCATGACTGTGAGTTTCGGATCGGAAGGTGTTTTGTTCGGCGGTAGGTATCGTCGATCGCGACGGCGACTAGGATTCGGGAGATGTTTGGCGCATTTGGCTGGGTAGAAAGTTAGTAAAACTATATGGCGAGAGGACATTGATGGACTGTATGGCTAACCCTGCATGTGAGACTTGAGTGGTGAACCGGGAGGTAGAGTGCAGTTCTTATGATAGTATATATGATAGGTTAAGACGTTCTGTTCTTTGGGGCGCAAAGGCGCCAGACTTGGTACAGCTTGATCCATTTTTGCCTCCGTCACGAAAGACAAACCGGGATCCAACGAACTCGGGGAATTGTCTTGATTCAACGAGAAGGCAATGTCAGTCCAGGTTTTCTCGTTCTCGTTATCGGAAATATCGTATGGGCATTCGAAGCAAAGGCGTAGCTCGTCGCAAACGTTGCGAAAGGTCACCAAATTGCTCCCTGGAACTTGGTGGATTCCGGCAAAGGCGCCGGGGTCCTCGTCTTCGCCGATAGTAAAATGGACATTCCAAGCGACAGCGCGCATTGAAGGCGTGACGGTCGCGTTGGACATGGTTATGTTGCGTTCGATGGTGGAAGTTTGTATGCTTAATgagtgttgatgttggatgGGAAGTGGAAATGGAAATGGTCAaattgacgatgacgatctAGTGGCTTTGTGTTGTTGACCGAGTGACAGCATGAGTCAGCAATGCCATCCACCAATCACCAAGCTAGACACTTCTGTAAGCTGAGCTGATACCTCCAAATTCatgcaaaaaaaaaaaacattGCATTTTATCATTAATACATATTACAGTTCCTGTGAATAATCGTGGGCTGACAGCAGTAATGGAACTAAGTACCTTGTGACTTAAAAAGCTAAAGGCGGCTAATCACGCATTGGTGATAGACCTATGATAACAAGTTCGTATACATATCCCAGTAACTACCCTAAAGTCAAGATGGATTTTAAGGAAGAGTAATAAACCAATTGCTACGATTAACCTAGCTTTACACTAGTCCTACAGTCGAGAATCAATTGTTATAGAATTGATTTATTTTGCCCCGTTTTACAGGGCGTAGACTTGATTTTTGACCTGGGGTAGACTTGAATTTGGAAAACCCGCTCGCGTAGGGTATATTTAACTTCGACAAGAGCTATTTGGCTTTGACTCATCGGCAAATGTGAATTCCAACCAACAACGAAAGGGCCCAGAAGATAGTTTAGGCCATAAATAATTAATCTTCTACATATAACGTGTTTGGTAAGCATACTGGCTAGACAAGTATGCTGCCCAAGAATCCCTCATCCTACATCATTACTATCTAATCAAATAATTCTCAACCACAAAACATGCCACAGTCCTCAAATGAAGCTAGGatccttcttgctcttcaagcccttcaaaataacccaaaGCTAAGCATCCGATGGGCTGCAAGTACATATAAGGTTGGCCATGGTACCCCCCGTAACCGAaagaatggcattcaatcacGAGGCAATTGGATTCCAAAGTCACGgaaactatctgatctagaAGAGCAGATAATAGTTCAATTCGTCcttgacctagattcgcgaggatcTCCCTCGCGACTGCGTtttgttgaagaaatggccaattctctGCTGGCAGACCGCGACGCATCAcctgtcggcaagcgctgggctcataACTTCGTAAAGCGAAAACCGGAGCTAAAGATGCGTTTAATTCGGAAATACGACTATCAGAGAGCAAAATGCGAAGATCCCACTATTATTCGTAGCTGGCTCAGGCTCGTACAGAACACAATCGCCAAGTACGGTATCCGATCAGATAATATCTGGAACATTGATGAGACTAgctttatgatgggcatCATTATGGCCGGAATGGTCGCCACTGGTtcagaaaggcaaggaagaccagaatcagtgcagcctggaaaccgggaatggattactGTGATCCAGGCGATCAATACAGAAGGTCataaagcactttgatcgaTCTACAGCTAAGCGATCAAATAGTTgctatcgtcttctgatccttgatggtcacgaaagtcaccattCGGCCGACTTTGAGAGATActgtgaggagaagaagatcatcacaCTCTGTATGCCAgctcattcgtctcatctactccagcctcttgacatcgggtgctttgggccgctaAAAAAGGCATATGGCTGAGAAATAGAGTATCTGATCAGCAGGTCGATAACCCATATTTCa is part of the Fusarium oxysporum Fo47 chromosome VII, complete sequence genome and harbors:
- a CDS encoding prion-inhibition and propagation-domain-containing protein, with product MMAEIFGVVAGALSVAALFNNVVDCFEYIQLGRNFGTDYQTCQVKPDIARLRLSRWGDAAKINNDSRFTEVNPSNDQVCTAKNTLEQLLNLFGNVYTESSNFKLGAGEEELALFDPSTNTNQTVVALRNTMRDLAHKRQKTTSLSKKISWALYKQKSFMRLIEDIQELLDGLEAIFPQQEAYKRMVEIEIEEVGEGPSLQVLSDAAQETDDLLQEAASRRLEALGSSNTIDQAKVAETAKVKVVNEYIFQAVPSRTGVTTNKIRDLDAQGRSRVLVGDSHGTKGFMDSD